A genomic stretch from Edaphobacter aggregans includes:
- a CDS encoding uracil-DNA glycosylase, producing MPRSNAQLVNPALQQVRETIIDCERCPRLRAYCKGIGETRRRAYQDQTYWARPVPGFGDPLARVLILGLAPGAHGANRTGRPFTGDGSGFFMYPVLHELGFANQPEGVSRDDGLKLRHAWIASVVRCAPPGDKPTPQEIRNCATNLAAEIEALTRVRVVVCLGKIAFDGYLAYLLQTGVIERKSEYTFAHGAEYTLPNGLRLLSSYHPSLRNTNTGRLNSTMFAKIFLRARELAGLKT from the coding sequence GTGCCACGTTCCAACGCCCAACTAGTAAACCCCGCCCTCCAGCAGGTCCGCGAGACCATCATCGACTGCGAACGCTGCCCTCGCCTCCGTGCCTACTGCAAAGGTATTGGCGAGACCCGCCGCCGCGCCTACCAGGACCAGACCTACTGGGCCCGTCCCGTTCCCGGCTTTGGAGACCCCCTCGCCCGAGTCCTGATCCTCGGCCTCGCCCCAGGAGCCCACGGAGCCAACCGTACCGGACGTCCCTTCACCGGCGACGGTTCCGGCTTCTTCATGTACCCCGTGCTGCATGAGCTCGGCTTTGCCAACCAACCTGAAGGCGTCTCCCGCGACGACGGCCTCAAGCTACGTCACGCCTGGATCGCCTCTGTCGTCCGCTGCGCCCCGCCCGGCGACAAGCCCACCCCGCAGGAGATTCGCAACTGCGCCACCAATCTTGCCGCAGAGATCGAAGCCCTCACACGCGTCCGTGTAGTCGTCTGTCTCGGAAAGATCGCCTTCGATGGCTACCTCGCGTATCTCCTGCAGACGGGCGTCATAGAACGCAAATCCGAGTACACCTTCGCCCATGGAGCCGAGTACACGCTGCCTAACGGACTCCGTCTTCTCTCCAGCTACCACCCCTCGCTGCGGAACACCAACACCGGTCGGCTAAACAGCACCATGTTCGCCAAGATCTTCCTTCGCGCCCGGGAACTCGCCGGCCTCAAAACCTAG
- a CDS encoding YtxH domain-containing protein, protein MGAKNYWLAFLIGASAGAAVALLCAPQSGAKTRKQLRKGVEDAGDYLEDAGDYLKSQAERFASEAHKAVQRAKDQVDSVVDKAGDVVSSAVKNAQSLV, encoded by the coding sequence ATGGGCGCTAAGAACTACTGGTTGGCTTTTTTGATAGGAGCCTCCGCCGGAGCTGCCGTCGCGCTCCTATGTGCTCCTCAGAGCGGCGCAAAGACACGTAAGCAACTCCGCAAAGGTGTTGAAGACGCGGGAGACTACCTCGAAGATGCTGGCGATTATCTGAAATCCCAGGCCGAGCGGTTCGCCTCAGAAGCGCACAAGGCCGTACAGCGTGCCAAAGATCAGGTAGATTCAGTGGTGGACAAAGCCGGTGATGTCGTCTCGAGTGCAGTAAAGAATGCTCAATCACTCGTCTAG
- a CDS encoding ATP-dependent Clp protease ATP-binding subunit, which yields MFERYTEKARRVIFFARYEASQFGSPYIETEHLLLGLLREDKALTNRFLRSHASVESIRKQIEGHTTIREKVSTSVDLPLSNECKRVLAYAAEEAERLSHKHIGTEHLLLGLLREEKCFAAEILQERGLRLPAIREELQRTTQEKAPTAQSGKGQRSEQSMLAEFSRDLTQSALDQQLDPLVGRDAEVDRVIQILCRRTKNNPVLIGEPGVGKTAIVEGLAQKIADGEVPSFLADKRVLALDLSLIVAGTKYRGQFEERLKTIMKELMENQNSIVFIDELHTLVGAGSAEGSLDAANILKPALSRGEIQCIGATTPAEYRKSIEKDRSLERRFQAVKVPPPNEEDAVKIIMGIKDKYEKFHAVSYTDDAITFSVSHSSRYIPDRFLPDKAIDLIDEAGARVKLRQTSLPEELTEVQKRIKFIVHRMENAIANHEFEKARFYSDEERKERENLRALRDKYHLDDSSAGIVTREDIEDVVSRWTGVPVTSLKEEETQRLLRVEEELHKRVISQDKAISALARAIRRSRAGLKNPARPIGSFLFLGPTGVGKTEMARTLAQFLFGSEKALIRFDMSEFMEKHSVSKLIGSPPGYVGYEEGGQLTERVKRNPYCVVLLDEIEKAHPDVFNLLLQVFEDGQLTDGLGNTVDYKNTIIIMTSNIGAKHLQKRQGLGFQSEKEDMVMDKMEELVRGEVKRTFNPEFLNRLDEIIIFTSLSDQDLMQILELLVQQLNTNLVHKAITISVTDEAKKWIIEKTASDRTYGARPLRRALQKFVEDPLSEALIGGGIAQRPAFLEVYMENNALYYRPVAADGEEKVAGLALTAV from the coding sequence ATGTTCGAACGCTATACAGAGAAGGCGCGACGGGTCATCTTCTTTGCGCGGTATGAGGCCAGCCAGTTTGGCTCGCCTTATATCGAGACGGAGCACCTGTTGCTGGGGCTACTGCGTGAGGACAAGGCGCTAACGAATCGCTTTTTGCGGTCGCATGCGTCGGTGGAATCGATACGGAAACAGATTGAAGGACATACAACGATTCGGGAGAAAGTGTCGACTTCGGTCGATCTGCCGCTTTCGAATGAGTGCAAGCGCGTGCTGGCATATGCGGCTGAGGAGGCTGAGCGGCTCTCGCATAAGCATATCGGGACGGAGCATTTGCTGCTTGGTCTGCTGCGCGAGGAGAAGTGCTTTGCAGCGGAGATTCTGCAGGAGCGTGGGCTCAGGCTGCCTGCAATTCGTGAGGAGTTGCAGCGGACGACGCAGGAGAAGGCTCCTACGGCACAGAGCGGAAAGGGTCAGCGGAGTGAGCAGAGCATGCTGGCGGAGTTCTCGCGTGATTTGACACAGTCGGCGCTGGATCAGCAGCTTGATCCATTGGTTGGGCGCGATGCCGAGGTGGATCGTGTCATTCAGATTCTTTGCCGACGGACGAAGAATAATCCTGTGCTGATTGGCGAGCCGGGTGTTGGTAAGACGGCTATCGTGGAAGGGCTGGCGCAGAAGATTGCCGACGGCGAGGTGCCGAGCTTCCTTGCGGATAAGCGAGTGCTCGCGCTGGATCTTTCGCTGATCGTTGCGGGAACGAAGTATCGCGGGCAGTTTGAAGAGCGGTTGAAGACGATTATGAAGGAGCTGATGGAGAATCAGAACTCCATTGTGTTCATCGACGAGCTACATACGCTGGTGGGCGCTGGGTCGGCGGAGGGTTCGCTGGATGCAGCGAACATTCTGAAGCCTGCGTTGAGCCGTGGCGAGATTCAGTGCATTGGCGCGACTACTCCTGCGGAGTATCGGAAGTCTATTGAGAAGGATCGGTCTTTGGAGCGGCGGTTCCAGGCTGTGAAGGTGCCTCCGCCGAATGAGGAAGACGCGGTCAAGATCATCATGGGGATTAAGGACAAGTATGAGAAGTTTCATGCTGTCAGCTATACCGATGATGCGATCACTTTCTCGGTGTCGCACTCTAGCCGGTATATTCCGGATCGGTTCTTGCCAGACAAGGCGATTGATTTGATCGATGAAGCTGGCGCACGCGTGAAGCTGCGGCAGACTTCCCTGCCAGAAGAGTTGACCGAGGTCCAGAAGCGGATCAAGTTTATCGTGCACCGCATGGAGAACGCGATTGCGAATCATGAGTTCGAGAAGGCGCGGTTCTACTCGGACGAGGAGCGCAAGGAGCGGGAGAATCTGCGGGCGCTGCGGGACAAGTATCACCTGGATGATTCGTCGGCGGGCATTGTGACACGCGAGGATATCGAGGATGTCGTGAGCCGCTGGACGGGTGTTCCTGTGACTTCGCTGAAGGAAGAGGAGACGCAGCGGTTGCTTCGTGTAGAGGAAGAGCTGCACAAGCGCGTGATCTCGCAGGACAAGGCGATCTCGGCGCTGGCGCGTGCGATTCGTCGGTCTCGTGCGGGTCTCAAGAATCCGGCGCGGCCGATTGGAAGCTTCCTGTTCCTTGGGCCTACGGGCGTCGGTAAGACGGAGATGGCGCGGACGCTCGCGCAGTTCCTGTTCGGCAGCGAGAAGGCGCTGATCCGGTTCGATATGTCGGAGTTCATGGAGAAGCACTCTGTGAGCAAACTGATCGGTTCACCTCCGGGATATGTGGGCTACGAAGAGGGCGGTCAGCTTACCGAGCGGGTAAAGCGCAATCCGTACTGCGTTGTGCTGCTGGATGAGATCGAGAAGGCGCATCCTGATGTCTTCAATCTGCTGCTGCAGGTGTTTGAGGATGGTCAGTTGACGGATGGCCTGGGCAACACGGTCGACTACAAGAACACGATCATCATCATGACCTCGAACATTGGGGCGAAGCACCTGCAGAAGCGACAGGGGCTCGGCTTCCAGAGCGAGAAGGAAGACATGGTGATGGACAAGATGGAGGAACTGGTGCGGGGCGAGGTCAAGCGGACCTTCAACCCGGAGTTCCTGAACCGTCTGGACGAGATCATCATCTTCACGTCGCTGTCGGATCAGGACCTGATGCAGATCCTCGAACTGCTGGTGCAACAGCTGAACACGAACCTGGTGCACAAGGCGATCACGATCTCGGTAACCGACGAGGCGAAGAAGTGGATCATCGAGAAGACGGCTTCAGATCGCACGTATGGGGCTCGTCCTCTGCGTCGCGCGCTGCAGAAGTTCGTCGAGGATCCGCTGTCGGAAGCTTTGATCGGCGGCGGTATCGCTCAGCGGCCTGCTTTCCTCGAGGTCTACATGGAGAACAATGCGCTGTACTACCGGCCAGTCGCGGCAGACGGCGAAGAGAAGGTTGCGGGGCTTGCACTGACCGCGGTTTAG
- a CDS encoding ABC transporter ATP-binding protein, protein MIGRKVVLRAEGLTKIYAAVSESGRGGLELFRGLDLTVFEGDMVAIVGESGAGKSTLLHLLAALDKPTAGEVWCGESRLSSLTANQAADFRNRDVGYVWQFHYLLPEFTAAENVAMPLLARAMGRVSALERARYWLGEVGLASREKHRSGELSGGEQQRVSLARALVTEPKILLADEPTGDLDGKTAEGVFELIQGLHQAHGLTSVLVTHNLDFAGRCGRVLRLREGRLEQVVI, encoded by the coding sequence ATGATTGGTCGGAAAGTGGTGCTGCGCGCTGAGGGCTTGACGAAGATTTATGCGGCGGTGTCGGAGTCGGGGCGCGGTGGTTTGGAGCTGTTTCGTGGGTTGGATCTGACAGTCTTTGAGGGCGATATGGTCGCGATTGTGGGGGAGAGCGGCGCGGGTAAGAGTACGCTGCTGCATCTGCTGGCTGCGCTGGATAAGCCGACCGCCGGTGAGGTTTGGTGCGGGGAGAGCCGGTTGAGCTCGTTGACGGCGAATCAGGCTGCGGATTTTCGGAATCGCGATGTGGGGTATGTGTGGCAGTTTCATTACCTGCTGCCAGAGTTTACGGCGGCGGAGAATGTCGCTATGCCGCTGCTGGCTCGGGCGATGGGTCGGGTTTCGGCTTTGGAGCGGGCGCGGTACTGGCTGGGTGAGGTGGGGTTGGCGTCGCGGGAGAAGCATCGGTCGGGCGAGTTGAGCGGGGGGGAGCAGCAGCGGGTGAGTCTGGCGCGGGCGCTGGTGACGGAACCGAAGATTCTGCTGGCTGATGAGCCTACCGGGGATCTGGATGGGAAGACTGCGGAGGGGGTTTTTGAGCTGATTCAGGGGCTGCATCAGGCCCATGGTCTGACGAGCGTTCTGGTGACGCATAATCTTGATTTTGCAGGGCGTTGCGGGCGGGTTCTGCGGCTGCGCGAGGGGCGGTTGGAACAAGTAGTGATTTAG
- a CDS encoding carboxymuconolactone decarboxylase family protein: protein MSEPRLKYGQLAPESLAKMRELEHYLNTGTGFETSLRELVRLRVSVMNGCEYCVTLHTSELKKAGETDERIAEVVEWRNSDLYTKRERAALAWAEALTNIQDGHAPDVLYDAVRAQFSDVETVNLTLVITTINAWNRISIALGSHSHRNAGVKS, encoded by the coding sequence ATGAGTGAACCGCGATTGAAGTATGGGCAGCTGGCTCCCGAGAGCCTCGCGAAGATGCGGGAGTTGGAACACTATCTGAATACAGGTACGGGCTTCGAGACTTCGCTGAGGGAGTTGGTGCGGCTGCGGGTTTCGGTGATGAATGGATGTGAGTACTGTGTCACGTTGCATACCTCAGAGTTGAAGAAGGCGGGGGAGACGGACGAGAGGATCGCCGAGGTGGTCGAGTGGCGAAACTCTGATCTTTATACGAAGCGGGAGCGGGCGGCGCTGGCGTGGGCTGAGGCACTGACGAATATTCAGGACGGGCATGCTCCTGATGTGCTGTATGACGCAGTGCGGGCGCAGTTCAGTGATGTGGAGACGGTGAATCTGACGCTGGTGATTACGACGATCAATGCCTGGAACAGGATTTCGATTGCGCTGGGGTCGCACTCGCACCGGAATGCTGGGGTGAAGTCTTGA
- a CDS encoding aldose 1-epimerase produces the protein MRSGLLTMILLTAALLGLAFGWRAHTRGEFARLKSELNSKPLVTPTTVVRPGGQDAVVLQRSQIAVGTAPEFLSATLLPGRGMNVLQITAYLPGKGEVQLLASPSLNDIEKILDGADATGGTNLSLGGAFEAPWANRISGPTSADGKNLTTSWDGRILSLPVTSREHGTDAIAANGLLLKRASDTVKTNVMPDGGEAVGVYDAGDFDGHWISHTEITTSVQLSSRTLEMKISARNTGNEAEPVGIGWHPRFVIPSGDRGQATLQIPNGLRVEVRDRRSGLPSGRLLPVAGTEYDFTSRNGARLGEMSLDDCFVHLRAGLLDNGPIAELRDPKSNYGLRITAMTPTIKAMRAYAPAGAGFVSIEPQFNYDDPFGREWARDEDTGMVVLQPGQTVEWKIRLEILSLSRAETDRL, from the coding sequence ATGCGCTCTGGGCTGCTGACGATGATCCTATTGACGGCTGCGTTGCTAGGCTTGGCGTTTGGGTGGCGAGCGCACACACGGGGAGAATTCGCACGGCTGAAATCGGAGTTGAACAGTAAGCCGTTGGTGACTCCTACGACAGTGGTGCGACCCGGGGGACAGGATGCGGTGGTGTTGCAGCGGTCGCAGATCGCAGTGGGGACTGCGCCGGAGTTTCTTTCGGCTACGCTGCTGCCGGGGCGCGGAATGAATGTGCTGCAGATTACGGCGTACCTTCCTGGCAAGGGTGAGGTGCAGTTGCTGGCTTCGCCTTCTCTTAACGATATTGAAAAAATATTGGACGGGGCTGATGCGACTGGAGGCACGAATCTCAGTTTAGGCGGAGCCTTCGAAGCTCCCTGGGCAAACCGGATCTCTGGTCCCACATCTGCTGATGGCAAGAACCTGACGACGAGTTGGGACGGGCGCATTCTCAGCCTGCCGGTGACGTCAAGAGAACATGGCACCGATGCAATCGCTGCGAACGGGCTGCTGCTGAAACGGGCCTCCGACACCGTAAAGACGAACGTGATGCCGGACGGCGGCGAGGCTGTGGGGGTGTACGACGCTGGCGATTTCGACGGCCATTGGATATCGCACACCGAGATTACGACGTCGGTGCAGTTGAGCAGCCGGACGCTGGAGATGAAGATCTCGGCGCGGAACACAGGAAATGAGGCGGAGCCTGTGGGGATTGGATGGCATCCGCGGTTTGTGATTCCGAGCGGCGATCGCGGACAGGCGACGTTGCAGATACCAAATGGATTGCGCGTCGAGGTTCGTGATCGCCGCAGCGGGCTGCCAAGCGGACGGCTACTACCGGTTGCGGGCACCGAGTACGACTTCACCTCGCGAAATGGGGCTCGATTAGGCGAGATGAGCCTTGACGACTGCTTCGTTCATCTGAGGGCTGGTTTGCTGGATAACGGACCGATTGCGGAGCTGCGCGATCCGAAGAGCAACTACGGCTTGCGCATCACGGCGATGACTCCAACGATCAAGGCGATGCGAGCCTATGCTCCGGCTGGGGCGGGGTTTGTCTCAATTGAGCCACAGTTCAATTATGACGATCCGTTCGGGCGCGAGTGGGCTAGGGATGAGGACACCGGGATGGTCGTGCTACAGCCCGGTCAGACGGTGGAGTGGAAGATACGACTGGAGATCCTATCGCTAAGTCGGGCTGAGACGGATCGGCTGTGA
- a CDS encoding ABC transporter permease, producing MRFELFIAARYLRAKRRQAVVGVITAISVIGVAAGVAALIIALAITNGMRRDLQERLVGSTAHVVLMRVAADGMRDWRPLLERLRKVPHVTAAAPGLYGQVLISRGARSGGALIKGIIPADEKTVGDLLQATKEGSADALASQPVSEAAGQRAVPPIVIGGDLAETLGARVGDTVLVTSPQGELTPLGLVPRYQRFTVVGIFKSGFYQYDSSYAFTRLADAQRLFSEPDLISVISFKVDDLYRADVVGQAIEAEAGKGFQTTNWMEQNRELFRALKLEQVVTFIVLALIVCVAALNILIALTMMVMEKTRDIAVLMSFGVRAEQVRRIFLLQGLLISIIGTVLGLIVGYSLSWAGGHYRFIHLDAAVYSIDYLPFAPRVLDAVIVAAVSLGVSLVATIYPSGSAAKVLPAEALRYE from the coding sequence ATGCGATTTGAACTGTTTATTGCGGCGCGGTATCTGCGGGCCAAGCGGCGGCAGGCGGTGGTGGGGGTAATTACCGCGATCTCCGTGATCGGGGTGGCGGCTGGCGTGGCTGCGCTGATTATTGCGCTGGCGATTACGAATGGGATGCGGCGGGATTTGCAGGAGCGGCTGGTGGGGTCGACCGCGCACGTGGTGCTGATGCGGGTGGCGGCGGATGGGATGCGAGATTGGCGGCCTCTGCTGGAACGGCTGCGGAAGGTGCCGCATGTGACGGCGGCGGCTCCGGGGCTTTATGGGCAGGTGTTGATCTCGCGGGGGGCGAGGAGTGGTGGGGCGTTGATCAAGGGGATAATCCCTGCGGATGAGAAGACGGTGGGGGATTTGCTGCAGGCGACTAAGGAGGGGTCGGCGGATGCCCTAGCGAGCCAGCCAGTCAGCGAGGCAGCGGGGCAACGGGCTGTGCCTCCGATTGTGATTGGGGGTGATCTGGCGGAGACGCTTGGGGCGAGGGTGGGGGATACGGTGCTGGTGACTAGTCCGCAGGGTGAGTTGACTCCGCTGGGATTGGTGCCTCGGTATCAGCGGTTCACTGTGGTGGGGATCTTTAAGTCGGGGTTTTATCAGTATGACTCGAGCTATGCGTTTACTCGGCTGGCGGATGCTCAGCGACTGTTTAGCGAGCCGGATCTGATCTCGGTGATCAGCTTCAAGGTAGATGATCTTTATCGCGCCGATGTGGTTGGGCAGGCGATTGAGGCTGAGGCGGGTAAGGGATTTCAGACGACAAACTGGATGGAGCAGAATCGCGAACTGTTCCGAGCGTTGAAGCTGGAGCAGGTGGTGACGTTTATTGTGCTGGCGCTGATTGTTTGCGTCGCCGCGCTGAATATTCTGATTGCGCTGACCATGATGGTGATGGAGAAGACTCGTGATATTGCCGTACTGATGAGCTTTGGGGTGCGGGCGGAGCAGGTGCGGCGGATTTTTCTGCTGCAGGGTTTGTTGATCTCGATTATTGGTACGGTGCTGGGGTTGATTGTGGGGTATTCACTGAGCTGGGCAGGTGGGCACTACCGGTTTATTCATCTGGATGCGGCGGTTTATTCGATTGATTATCTGCCGTTTGCGCCGCGAGTTTTAGATGCCGTGATTGTGGCGGCTGTGTCGCTGGGGGTTAGTTTAGTGGCTACGATTTATCCGAGTGGAAGTGCGGCGAAGGTGCTACCTGCGGAGGCCTTGCGGTATGAATAA
- a CDS encoding energy transducer TonB produces the protein MNKPIFATIVFVLMVVSVLGQGPNEGYVMESEATRHLLAHMDPIYPAIAKAAHVQGNVLLHADVTEHGTVTKVEVIGGPPMLRQSAIDAVKHWTYSPFEVNGVASKVQIVVSVAFSLGIPPATEKSDDAIGQAYFPKATECRAANASGRWSEAVKSCGDLTLIADRFPDPSMRANEIRGAHQEYGEALAFSGDLTTALAEFHRITELAEKSLTSKDAEYGTAYYWQAFAEHASKMPVEADHDYNVAEDSYRKAMVNLPDMKQIYGRYLAHTLVYHSVLAKQTGRDEVAAKMQAEALQLDPKALDGLGGKKS, from the coding sequence ATGAATAAACCAATTTTTGCCACGATTGTGTTCGTTCTGATGGTTGTATCTGTCCTTGGTCAAGGGCCAAACGAAGGGTACGTGATGGAAAGTGAAGCCACCCGCCACCTTCTTGCACATATGGATCCTATCTACCCTGCCATCGCTAAAGCAGCCCATGTGCAGGGAAATGTTCTGCTACACGCCGACGTGACCGAGCATGGAACTGTAACGAAGGTTGAGGTGATTGGTGGTCCGCCGATGCTGCGGCAGTCTGCTATAGACGCTGTCAAGCATTGGACTTACAGTCCATTTGAAGTCAATGGCGTCGCTAGCAAAGTTCAGATCGTCGTATCAGTTGCATTCTCGCTCGGTATTCCGCCAGCCACCGAAAAAAGCGACGACGCGATAGGTCAGGCATATTTTCCGAAGGCAACAGAGTGTCGGGCTGCAAATGCGTCCGGGCGCTGGAGCGAGGCTGTGAAATCTTGCGGAGACCTAACCCTCATTGCAGATCGTTTTCCCGATCCTTCGATGCGAGCCAACGAGATCCGTGGAGCTCATCAGGAGTACGGCGAGGCGCTGGCATTTTCAGGCGATCTTACAACGGCCTTGGCGGAGTTTCATCGAATAACCGAACTTGCGGAAAAGTCTTTGACGTCGAAAGACGCTGAGTACGGAACGGCCTATTACTGGCAGGCGTTTGCTGAACACGCGTCAAAGATGCCTGTCGAAGCGGACCACGACTATAACGTCGCCGAAGATAGTTATCGCAAGGCTATGGTGAACCTTCCCGATATGAAACAAATCTATGGGCGTTACCTCGCCCATACCCTTGTCTATCACTCAGTCTTGGCGAAGCAGACTGGACGCGATGAAGTTGCCGCGAAGATGCAAGCGGAAGCGCTGCAGCTTGATCCCAAAGCATTGGATGGACTCGGGGGGAAGAAATCATGA